The Candidatus Nanosynbacter sp. HMT-352 region TCTGTTGATGTAAGATATACTCATCGGCATTCTTACTAAGTTTCAGACTAACCCTAAGCTGTAAGTACTCGTCATCATTTTTTAATCTATCTGTTTCCAAGATATCGTAATAGCCAAAGAACTTATACTGACTAGACACGCTGTCTGTATTAATTCCCGTCTCTTCAGCCACTTCACGTACAATGGTCTGCAAGTAAGTCTCGTTCTTATTTGGTTTTCCACCGGGCAGCTGCCACTTTCGACCATCTTTAGAGACGATAGCTATTTTATTATCGTGAGTAAAAAGCCAAGCATACACCTGATTTACTGGAAGAGCCTGATCTTCTGGGTGAATTTCTTTACCGTCCTTCCAGGTGCGTGCTTTGATAGTTTTTCTTATGGTATCCATGATATCTCCTAAATTTATTGCCTGGGCTAGCCAGCCTAATCTATTATATTTTATATCCCCGGGTGTCAGAAAGTGTCCTGCGTTTTCTTTTATAGCACAGAGCGACATGAGAGCATCTTCAGTGCTGTCTGCCGTATGGAAAGCATAGAAATATTTCTCTCGAGAGTACTATCGGTCAATTTGATATATCTTTGAAAGATTGCCAATCAGCGTAGAATCCAGCTTTTCTTGCTTGATTTCATGAATATCAAAATAGCTAAAGTTTGAAACTTCATCTGTTTTACGAGGTATCGTTAATAGAGTAACTTTGTAGGCAATAATCAAAACGGGGTCGTCAAACTTTGTATTCCAAGTTGGAATAATCAAGGGATTTTCTACAGCCACTTCGATATCTGTCTCTAGTTCTTCCAGAAACTCTCGTTTCAACGCTTCTGTAATATCCTCGCCATGTTCCAGCCCACCGCCAGGAAGGTCCCATGAATCACTTCTCTCTTGAACGAACAGCAGTCTACCTAATTCATCACGCACTAATCCCTTTACCGCTACTCGGTATGCCGACTTTATGTCTTTTAGCACTCCAGCTCCCATATGATAAAAGTTTATCATAAAAAATAAACACCCTGCAATGAGGACGTTTATTTGATTTGCGTGAGGCTTAGTAAACCTTCAGCAACAAAATAACATAATCAATCTTTTTGAACAACTCATCATGTATTAATGTTTCATTAAAATTTTTATTAACGATATGTTATCTCCTTTTCTTTGCCATGATTTTGCTTTAAAGCTGTCAAATACTTTTCAAAATATTCATATTTATGTTTAGAATTATACTGCATTATAAATCTCGGATGTTCCAAAGGTATGATTTCATCAAAAAAATTATATTTTTTGTTTATTTTAGATAAAAATGTATAATTATCTCCACTTCCTATGCAATAACACACAGAAGTATCGATTCCAAAATCAATTTGTGCCTGTATTGAACTAACAATCAAAGAATACAATGTTTCTTGCAATTTTTTACTATCATAATAATTGCAGTTAACCTCATTCCCCTTTGAATTGGCTCTAACTATACCAACAGGACAGACAAAATTCATATAAAAATCAGAATAAAACTTTTTGCATCCACCATATTTTTCAATTACATCATATAAAAAACCTGAAGACGATTTGTTAATATAAAACTTATCAATCAAAATACCAGTTTCTTTTTGAAGATGTTCCGCATCCTCAAATGGCACCCCCGTAACAGCTGTTCCTCGACGTGCTGGTGAACTTCCTAATATTATACGACGTTTATTACAATCATTGTAAAACCTTTTGTAGAACGTTGTTGAAATTTCATTTACTATTTCTTTTTGATTTCCATTAAACGGATTTATAATTTTAAAACCATCCGGTAATTCCATTGATATTTTAGATAATTTTTTATTAAATTCTATTACTTTCTGGCCGAATGTTTTCTGTTCAATCATTTAGTACTTCCTTTAAAATTTAACATCATTTTTTTTTACCTTAGCTGATAAAAAAGTTCTACATTTGTAGGAAAAAATCTAATATTTTCAAAACAATTATTACGAAGTTCCGTTGACAATTTTTTTACTATATCAAAACCTCTATAAATATCAATAAATTCTGTTCCTGGAATTATATATTGATCCTCTGGGCGTAAAAAGCCATTTGCAATAGAGATAATTATACTACTACCATTCTTAACACTACAAACTTTTTAGAGTGAATATGATTTAAAGACATAAAAATAAGAACCTTTCAGATCTCATCATATTTACTCTTCAAACTGCTTGTGTTTACTAAAATTTTCCGAACAGTTATTTTATCAATTTCTTAACTTTTTCTGCATATTCATTTGGATGATTAATACTTAAGTCTCCATGATAATAACCACTTAATATTTCTAATTCACTATTAATTAATTCATCGTGTATTATTTTTGCAGATTTAATCATAATTGGTCTTTCTTTACTTCCTACTACCACTATTGATTTTGATTTGTTAGTTTTTATATTCTTAAGATGATAATTGGAATTAGCTTTTAAAAATGAAATCATATTATCTTTTGTTATATTAGAACTATCAATATAATACTTATTAAATAATTCTTCTTTTATTTTTAAACTTTTAAATTGAAGTTTAGAAAACCACTTTTTATTTATAAGTCCATAAGACACATTAATTGATGATTCTATAAGTTTATTTGTCATTTTCATTGGACACACTAAAGCACTTTCAATTATTGCATATTCACATATATTGTCTCTTTTTGACAATATATCTAATAAAATTTGTGCTCCTAGTGAAAGTCCTCCTATAAGTTTAACATTTCCGTTATAATTATTATCAATATATTCAATTATTTCATTCGCATTATTTTCAATAGAAGTAAAATCTCTATCGCTTCCTGAATGACCATCTAATATTGGTAATATTACATGATAATTACTTTTTAATATTTCTGACACTTCTTCATAATTCCACCATGATAATCCACCACCATGTAATAACATAATAATATCTTTATTAGATTTTCCATATTCTTTAACTATCATAAAATTACCCCTTAGTTAAATTATAATATACAAAAAGCAGTAGAATTGATATCATCACATCCAAACAAAGCATATTTTGGCGAGTCTTTGCCGCCTTTGCAATTGCCTGATGACTGAATTTTATTACAAGATACTATAACATTTTCAATTGGAGATATTATTGTAGTCCTTTTATCACTTCCTGCTTCTCCTAAGCATTCAAATGCTGAATCATCTTA contains the following coding sequences:
- a CDS encoding NUDIX hydrolase, which encodes MGAGVLKDIKSAYRVAVKGLVRDELGRLLFVQERSDSWDLPGGGLEHGEDITEALKREFLEELETDIEVAVENPLIIPTWNTKFDDPVLIIAYKVTLLTIPRKTDEVSNFSYFDIHEIKQEKLDSTLIGNLSKIYQIDR
- a CDS encoding NUDIX hydrolase; its protein translation is MDTIRKTIKARTWKDGKEIHPEDQALPVNQVYAWLFTHDNKIAIVSKDGRKWQLPGGKPNKNETYLQTIVREVAEETGINTDSVSSQYKFFGYYDILETDRLKNDDEYLQLRVSLKLSKNADEYILHQQNEDEEQMQEEQIRYAKFVTVDELTQHIPWASESAELQAAIQSQINFPVSH
- a CDS encoding alpha/beta hydrolase, whose protein sequence is MIVKEYGKSNKDIIMLLHGGGLSWWNYEEVSEILKSNYHVILPILDGHSGSDRDFTSIENNANEIIEYIDNNYNGNVKLIGGLSLGAQILLDILSKRDNICEYAIIESALVCPMKMTNKLIESSINVSYGLINKKWFSKLQFKSLKIKEELFNKYYIDSSNITKDNMISFLKANSNYHLKNIKTNKSKSIVVVGSKERPIMIKSAKIIHDELINSELEILSGYYHGDLSINHPNEYAEKVKKLIK
- a CDS encoding uracil-DNA glycosylase family protein — translated: MIEQKTFGQKVIEFNKKLSKISMELPDGFKIINPFNGNQKEIVNEISTTFYKRFYNDCNKRRIILGSSPARRGTAVTGVPFEDAEHLQKETGILIDKFYINKSSSGFLYDVIEKYGGCKKFYSDFYMNFVCPVGIVRANSKGNEVNCNYYDSKKLQETLYSLIVSSIQAQIDFGIDTSVCYCIGSGDNYTFLSKINKKYNFFDEIIPLEHPRFIMQYNSKHKYEYFEKYLTALKQNHGKEKEITYR